The window TCGGAATGCACAGGCATGAACCATTTTTGCGCGATAAAAGTGGGTATAATGGCGCTGGCGATCACCACGCCGACCAAAATAGAATATTGCTGCCTATCGATCAGTCCCGAATTAAGGCCGAAAACGCTCGCAATGGTACCGAATGTGAGCCCGGTACTCATGAGCAGGGTGGTATACATGCTTCCCCCCGGTATGTATTTTTTTGCAAAAAAATAAGTGCCGATAAATTTACCGGCAATCTTAATGGCAAAAAGTATCAGAAAAAGAAACCCGCCGGTCGCGATTAAAGGCAGGGAAACGCGTAGGCCGCCGACAATGAAAAAAATCGGCGTGATCAGAGCATAGGCCACTGTGCGCAAGCGGTTTCGGACCAGCCTGGAACCGGAAGAATCCTTAAAATGTTTTGACATCAGTAAACCAAGAATAAAAGCGGGCAGAACCGCATGGCCTTCTCCGAAATTGGCAAAGTACATCAAGACCAGTAAGAGCACAAAGATGTATTTGATTTCCGGCTCTACGACTTTATCCTTCCATCTCGGATGAGTGAAGAAATAGTGGGTGAATTTATCGGCAAAATAGATGACATTGATCGAGATGGAAAGAAAAATCAGCGTATAGATGGAAGGCTTGACGAACAAGATACTCATGGCGATGGCGGTTCCCATATCGGTCACAAAGGTCGAGGCCATGAGAAGTTTACCTATTTCCGTGCGGGCGAGACCTGTTTCGATTAAAACAGAATATACGACCGCCAGCGATGTCGTTGAAAGGGCTGTCCCGGCGAGCAGCGAAGCCGTGAGCGTCCAGTGGCTGATATAATAGGTATAAAAATAGACCAAGAAAAAGGGAAACAGAAACGAAGCGACTCCGATCAAAAAGCATTCCTTAAACTTTTCACGCATTAACTGCGTATCGATTTCGGTTCCTGCCAGGTAGGTGAGCAAGATGCCGCCGAACCCGGCCAGATACAGCATCCAATCTTCGGTCTGGATGCCCAGATTGCCGGCGATAATCCCGGCGGTGATCTCAATAATAGCCACGGACAATCCCGTCCTGAGAGAGATCATGCTGGACAGTAAAATAAAAATCCCAATGATCATTGGTGTGGCGTCTGGTTGCATAGACATATTCCTTCTGCTTCATATCCCAAAAATAAAAAACTCCTACTCTTATCACGCTTGTGAAAAAAGTAGGAGTCATTAGCTTTAACGCATTTAGGGCGAACTCCATCGCCGCATTATTATAAGCATTCCCAAGTAAAAATCCAAGTGATTTTAAGCAGGCCCTTTCAAGAGTTGGAGAGCATCTGACTTGTCGGTGTTGTTATTCCCCGCATGCCCTTTTTTCCTTAAACCATTAGACGATGATCCAGGAGACTTGGACGAAATCTGAACGCAGCATCGACGCGCTGAGATGCCATAATCTGTAACTCACTAATTTACTTGACTTCCAGCCGCCTTTTTCGTATCTTCTTTCACGGGAATGCACGGTAGCCTGGTGGCGCCCGCGGACTTCAAATCCGTTGTGAGGCGGTTCCGTCTCGGGTGGGTTCGATTCCCACACATTCCCGCTTTTTTATTCCCAGCGTTATGAATACCTGGGGACCGAGTTCAAAGCTGTGTACATCGGCCCGGTTCCGCAGTGAACTGCGGCAACAGGCCGGTCTTGTTATTCGGTCTGCGGCATTTCGCCCGTGGCGGAGCGGAGATGAAAAACCAACAGAAAAAACCTCGTGTCCGCCGCTGGATTTCCTGATCGATGTATTTATCCGCTGGCGTTTTCGAACTGCGTCTATTGCAGTGCTTCTGTACAAAACCTTTATTCCTCTTGTGGAGCGGCCGTCCGTAAATTCCTTGCATTTTTGCCGTCTTTTTCTTATTGTAGTTTAATTCCCAATCAACTGGAATGTTAACGAGAGGAGAATCGTACCGATGTGCGGTTGATCTTTCACCCTGGAGAGGAGGCGAGGATGAATCATCAGACCTTGCATGCAAACCTGAAAAACGCCAATCCTGTCATCTTTCAATTGTTGACCGAAGCGCCATCCCCGCGGGTTGCCCGAAGTTTTATTCTAGCCTATGTTGAAGAGCTGTCCAGAATCCTGCATCACGCCGGCGAACGCCGTCGCGGCCTGGAGTGGAGTCTGCAGATCGACTCGTTGTACGCCTTCCGCGAAATCATCTCCATGCGCAGCGAAATGCTGACCCGCTACAGCTGTTTGCGGCAGCTGTGGTTGCTGGCCAATAAAAAATATGATCAACTGGCGCCGGATTTAAGTGAGGCGTTTATCGAAGACCTGCGTCATATTCTGCTCGGCATGGTCGGCCGAAGCGGCATCTATCAGGACGTCACCCTGCCCGCTTACACACAATTGAAAAACCGTAAGGCAGCCCAGGCGCGGTCCGTCCACTTGGAGGAAATGGCGCAAAATTCTCTGCGAAAGCTGAATCGCATTCCGCATGGTCTGGAGCCGGAGATCATCGCCCGGCGTAAAACCAACCGCCGCCGCCTGCTTGCCGCCTGGCAGGCGCAGGAATCGGACTGGCAGGATTATCGCTGGCACTTGCGTCACCTGATCCGGGACAGCCGGACATTGGCACGTTTTATCCGCTTGAGCGCTACTGAACGGCACGCCATCGATGAGGCCAAACGGCACGGATTGCCCTTTGCCATCACGCCCTATTACGTCTCCTTGATGGATCGTGCATCGCATCGGCGGCTGGATCACGCGGTCCGCAGCCAGGTCATCCCCCCGCTGCATTATATACAAGAGATGAGCAAGCGCAGATCCGATGAGCAGGACTGCCTGGACTTTATGCTCGAGCGGGACACATCCCCGGTCGATTTGATCACTCGGCGCTATCCTCATATCGCCATCTTCAAGCCCTACAACACCTGCAGCCAGATCTGCGTCTATTGCCAGCGCAACTGGGAAATCAAGGATGCGCTGATGCCGCGCGCGCTCGCCGGCGCGGACAAAATCAAACAAGCGATCCGCTGGCTCAAGCGCAATCCCGGCATCGTGGAGGTTCTGATCACCGGCGGAGATCCGCTGGTTTTACCGGACCGCCGTTTCCTGGATCTCCTGGAACAGGTGGCTGCCATCCGCCATGTGGAACGCATCCGCGTCGGCTCGCGAACGCCGGTGGCGCTGCCGCAACGCATCACCGATGAGCTGGTAAAAGGCATCGCCGCTTTTCATGAGCCGGGCCGCCGGGAGATCGCGGTGATCACCCACTTTGAGCACTCGTACGAGATCACGCCGGAATCACAGGAAGCGGTGCAAAAATTCCGTCGCGCCGGCATGTCAGTGTATAATCAGGCGGTGTTCACCATCGAAAACAGCCGCCGCTTTGAGCTGGCCGCGCTGCGCCGGCTGCTGCGCTTGATCGGCGTGGACTCTTATTATACCTTTAACACCAAAGGCAAACAGGAGACGCGCGATTACCGCGTGCCTATGGCGCGGCTGCAGCAGGAGGTCAAAGAGGAGGCGCGCATGCTGCCGGGTCTGGTGCGCACCGACGAACCGGTCTACAATGTACCCGGTCTGGGGAAAAACTATGTGCGCGCCAGCCAGCATCACACTCTGCTAACCGTGCTGCCCAATGGTAGCCGCGTGTACGAGTTTCATCCGTGGGAAAAAAATCTCAGCCTGGTGCAAACCTACATCGATGTGGATGTGCCCATCCTGAATTATCTGCAAGAGCTGGAGAGGCGGGGTGAAAAAAGGGCGGATTACCAAACCATCTGGTACTATTACTAGGGCGGACTATGGGAAACCATATCCTTCGCGCACTTGTCGTGCTGCTGATCACCGCCTGGGGCTGTGCGGCGCAGATCGGCCTCAACCTGGAATCCATGCAGAATCCGCCGGGATTGGCCTGGAAACAGATCGACGCAGCCCATTTTAAAATCGTATTCCCGGTTGAGATCAGCCGGGATGCGCAACAGATCGCCAACCTGCTGGAGCATCTGTATGAGGCGGACAGCCGTTCGTTGCAGATGCGGCCGCGCAGAATTTCGCTGGTTTTACATAACCAGAACACCGAGTCCAACGGATTCGTGGGTTTAGCGCCGCGGCAGAGCGAATGGTTCAACACGCCGCCGCAGGTTGGGCTGATCGGCTGCGTTCCCTGGTACCATCTGTTGGCGGTCCATGAATTCCGCCATGTGGTGCAGTTCGACCGGGCGTTGTGCGGCATGACCAAATGGCTCCGTTTCTCCTTTGGCGATTTCGGCCATGCCGTGGGCGCGATGATGAACCTGCCGGCCTGGCTGCTCGAGGGCGATGCGGTGGTCATGGAAACCGCCCTGACCCGCGGAGGACGCGGCCGCATGCCGGAATTCACCATGCCTATTCGCACCATGCTGCTCTCCGGCAAGCGCCATTCCTATTACAAGATGATCTACGGTTCCTATGCGGACTGGCCCGCTGATCCCTATTCGTTCGGCTACCTGATGGTCTCACGCCTGCGCCGGGAAAAAGGCGCAACCATCTGGTCGAACGTCATCGGCAGCACCATGGCGCTCTCCCTCCTGCCCTACCGTTTCCCCTGGTCCCTGCGAAGGCAAACCGGACTCACCGCGACAGGCCTTTACGACGCAACCATGGAAGAGGTGAAAACGCTATGGCAGGAACAGCTGGCCCATGTCGACTTGACCCAGGCCGAACAGATCAATCATTCCGATCGCTTTCTCACGCACTATCTGTTTCCCAAACCCCTGGCCGACCGCTCCATCCTGGTGCTTAAATTCGGTCTGGCGGATCGTTACAGTCTCACCCGGCTGTCGCCGGACGGGAAGGAAAAAATCCTCCATTTGCCGGCTAGCCCCTTTATATATCCCCCGTCCGTCGAGGCGAACAAGATCGTCTGGACCGAACAGCGGCCCCATCCTCGCTGGGGGTACGCGGACTATTCCTCGATTCAAGTGTATGACCTCAACAGCGGCCGGACACATCGGCTGACGGATAGAAGCAAGTATATGGCGCCGGCGCTGTCCACAGACGGCCGGCGCATCGCAGCGGTGGAATACACAACGACGAACCACTGTGATCTGGTGATTCTCGATGCAGAAACAGGCAAAGAGATTTGGCGATGGTCCCATCCCGAGAACGCCTTTCTCATGACTCCGGCCTGGTCCGCGGACAATCGCTGGATTGCGCTGAACGCGCTAACAACGGCCGGCCGCAGCCTCGGCCTCATCGATTTGGAAACCGGCCGGTGGCAGGAGCTCATAGCCGGCGGCGAAGAGAACACCAGCCTACCGACTTTTTTCAAGGACTATGTGTTGTTCAATTGGGACTATTCCGGCATCGACAACATCTATGCGATCCATCGCCGGAGTAAAAAAATCTGGCAGGTGACCTCGAGAGAATTCGGCGCATTCAACCCCTCAATCTCCCGGGACGGCCGCCTGCTCTATTTCAATGACTATGATTCAAAAGGATATCAGGTCGCTGTGATGGAGCTGGACTCGACGCGGTGGAGGGAATGGAGTGAGATCGTGCCCCATCCGTTCGGCTATCATGAACCACTGGTCCAGCAGGAAGCGGGCGTGGACTTTATCAAGACCCTGCCAGACACAACTTTTAAGATAGAAGACTATCGATCGTTAAAAGATGCGATCCGTCCGCACAGCTGGATTTTGCCCATCGCAGCAGATTCTTATGAGACCATCACGGCGCAGCTGCTGTCGCAAAATCTTTTGGGAACCATGGGCTGGACTCTGGGTTATGCCTACAATCAGAACGAAAAAACCCATGCCTGCGCCGCCGGACTCAGCTATGCCGGTTGGTATCCCATCGTGGATCTCGGCGCACGGTTTGGCGGCCGCACCTCCAGCTATAGGGATGCCCAGGACCAGCAACAGCTCTATTCCTGGAAGGAACAGGGCCTATCGCTGGGACTGCGGCTGCCGCTGAATCTGACGCGCTCGGTCTATCAGACCCATCTGCAGCTCGGTGCATCGGCCGAGTATGCGCGGATTTCCGACAAAGAGTTCATAGAGCGCTATGAACACAACAACGGCGCGTTTGCGCCGGTCACCTATTCCGCTCAATTCGCCCGCACCTGCCAATGGATCAATGAGGTCTATCCCCGCTTCGGCCAGTCCATCAGTGTGCTCTATCGCCATGTTCCCTTTCACAGCGACTATCACGCCCGGCTGACGGCCGCGCGGCTGAATCTCTATTTCCCCGGTTTTCACCGTCTGCACGGCTGGCGCTGGCAGCTGGCGGCGGAGAAACAAAAAGCGGAAAATTACCGGTTTGAAAACCAGGCCCGGCTGTGCCGCGGTTATAGTGATCGCTATCACGATTTCTTTTACCGCTGGTCCGCTGATTACGCTTTGCCGCTCGCTTTTCCAGACTGGAACGGATGGGGCTTGATCTATGTCAAAAAGCTGACAGCCGCTCTTTTCTACGACGATGTCCGGGCGCGGAACGATGAGAGGAAAAGCCGTTACCGTGCCACCGGCATCGAGCTGACAGCCTATATGCACCTGTTATCGATTCCAGTGGAACTGCCGCTGGGCGTGCGCTTTGCCTATCTGCCTGGCGAAAAAAAATGGCAGCCGGAATTTATCATGGCTCTGGAATTATAAAAGAGCAGGATGCTGCTAAACAGCCGGAATTTGCATCAAGACCGGTAAAACCCGATTCAAAGTAGAGGCGAGGGGCTTTGCATCAGGGCCTGATGATTCTATCCGCCATGGCCATGACCTGCACCGTCTGGTCCATAGCGCCGACCTCGCCGATCTGCAGTTTTTCTCTGAGATGGAGGTGATCCAGACAGGTGCCGCAGGTGGCGATGCGCGCTCCTTTCTGCTGCAGCTTTTTCAAGCTGTCCAACACCTCACTGCCCTCAGATGTCAGATAAATCCCCGAGTTCACACACCCCACCAGATCCACCTGAACGTCGGACGTGGCCAGCTTTTCTAAAAAGATTCTAAGCAGTTTTTTACCCAACGCCGGATCACCGCTGCCCATCTGGTCGGAATTCAAGTAAAGCAAGGTCATGATAATCCCTCCTGTGTTCACAGTAATTCCCAAATCCCATTTAACGGATTCTATTCCCCTTCCTTCTCCAGCTGAATGACCACCCCCTTGGGCAAGGCCAAACCGGCCG is drawn from bacterium and contains these coding sequences:
- a CDS encoding KamA family radical SAM protein; this translates as MNHQTLHANLKNANPVIFQLLTEAPSPRVARSFILAYVEELSRILHHAGERRRGLEWSLQIDSLYAFREIISMRSEMLTRYSCLRQLWLLANKKYDQLAPDLSEAFIEDLRHILLGMVGRSGIYQDVTLPAYTQLKNRKAAQARSVHLEEMAQNSLRKLNRIPHGLEPEIIARRKTNRRRLLAAWQAQESDWQDYRWHLRHLIRDSRTLARFIRLSATERHAIDEAKRHGLPFAITPYYVSLMDRASHRRLDHAVRSQVIPPLHYIQEMSKRRSDEQDCLDFMLERDTSPVDLITRRYPHIAIFKPYNTCSQICVYCQRNWEIKDALMPRALAGADKIKQAIRWLKRNPGIVEVLITGGDPLVLPDRRFLDLLEQVAAIRHVERIRVGSRTPVALPQRITDELVKGIAAFHEPGRREIAVITHFEHSYEITPESQEAVQKFRRAGMSVYNQAVFTIENSRRFELAALRRLLRLIGVDSYYTFNTKGKQETRDYRVPMARLQQEVKEEARMLPGLVRTDEPVYNVPGLGKNYVRASQHHTLLTVLPNGSRVYEFHPWEKNLSLVQTYIDVDVPILNYLQELERRGEKRADYQTIWYYY
- the yedF gene encoding sulfurtransferase-like selenium metabolism protein YedF; the protein is MTLLYLNSDQMGSGDPALGKKLLRIFLEKLATSDVQVDLVGCVNSGIYLTSEGSEVLDSLKKLQQKGARIATCGTCLDHLHLREKLQIGEVGAMDQTVQVMAMADRIIRP
- a CDS encoding cation:proton antiporter, translating into MQPDATPMIIGIFILLSSMISLRTGLSVAIIEITAGIIAGNLGIQTEDWMLYLAGFGGILLTYLAGTEIDTQLMREKFKECFLIGVASFLFPFFLVYFYTYYISHWTLTASLLAGTALSTTSLAVVYSVLIETGLARTEIGKLLMASTFVTDMGTAIAMSILFVKPSIYTLIFLSISINVIYFADKFTHYFFTHPRWKDKVVEPEIKYIFVLLLVLMYFANFGEGHAVLPAFILGLLMSKHFKDSSGSRLVRNRLRTVAYALITPIFFIVGGLRVSLPLIATGGFLFLILFAIKIAGKFIGTYFFAKKYIPGGSMYTTLLMSTGLTFGTIASVFGLNSGLIDRQQYSILVGVVIASAIIPTFIAQKWFMPVHSEDVVEFKNDGD